From the Thermococcus sp. 18S1 genome, one window contains:
- a CDS encoding fumarylacetoacetate hydrolase family protein, whose product MVRLPFRDTYYEIRPSKIVALAKNYAEHAREMESDVPEKPVFFLKPPSALIGPGEPIILPRMSKRVDHEVELAVIIGKRARRVPAEKAMDYVLGYTILLDITARDLQAEARGKGFPWTIAKGFDTFAPVGPRVVDKRELNIDDLEIGLKVNGQLRQLGRTSEMVFKVPELIEYISSVMTLEPGDIIATGTPAGIGPLRHGDRVEAWIEGIGRVEFDVLAEGSILC is encoded by the coding sequence ATGGTGCGCCTCCCCTTCCGTGACACGTACTACGAAATCAGGCCGAGCAAGATAGTGGCCCTTGCCAAGAACTACGCCGAGCACGCCAGGGAGATGGAGAGCGACGTTCCAGAGAAGCCTGTCTTCTTCCTCAAGCCACCTTCAGCGCTCATCGGCCCCGGCGAGCCGATAATACTGCCGAGGATGAGCAAGCGGGTTGACCACGAGGTAGAGCTGGCGGTGATAATCGGGAAGAGGGCCAGGCGCGTGCCGGCCGAGAAGGCCATGGACTATGTGCTGGGCTACACGATACTGCTTGACATTACAGCGAGAGACCTTCAGGCCGAAGCGAGGGGGAAGGGCTTCCCCTGGACGATCGCGAAGGGCTTCGACACCTTCGCCCCCGTCGGGCCGAGGGTCGTCGATAAACGCGAGTTAAACATAGACGACCTTGAAATCGGCCTGAAGGTGAACGGCCAGCTCAGACAGCTCGGGCGGACGAGCGAGATGGTCTTCAAGGTTCCCGAACTGATAGAGTACATAAGCTCCGTCATGACGCTTGAGCCCGGAGACATAATAGCGACGGGGACGCCGGCAGGGATAGGCCCGCTGAGGCACGGCGACAGGGTTGAGGCGTGGATAGAGGGCATAGGCAGGGTCGAGTTTGATGTTCTGGCCGAGGGTTCGATACTCTGCTGA